One stretch of Arthrobacter polaris DNA includes these proteins:
- a CDS encoding septum formation initiator family protein yields the protein MATRRPSVPKAQFTTGIGRAPDDLSEEPAAAGTTPEPGTSDSPTPVXGKSGGAKAGRGKSGKGKPGQVRQRQRASGPNSRCHKDGVVQGSSNSPVPARSFSGRLLVLGLTMGVVTLLLAPNVHTFMQQRAEISALRVDIAAKQTQQSAYETELTRWDDPAYIKQQARDRVSMLMPGETGYWVYGANGVEALDDSGDPAKAVSAQETTAKDATNTTVEPWVGSLWDAVQKSAEVQPPPKAPEKAAPAPAVEPVPSSVEEIAPAQAPAP from the coding sequence ATGGCCACGCGACGGCCCTCAGTGCCTAAAGCACAATTCACCACCGGCATTGGACGTGCCCCGGATGACCTCTCAGAAGAGCCTGCAGCGGCAGGCACGACGCCGGAGCCTGGCACCAGCGATTCGCCCACCCCAGTGNNGGGTAAGTCAGGTGGCGCCAAGGCAGGCCGCGGTAAGTCAGGAAAAGGTAAGCCGGGGCAGGTGCGGCAACGCCAGCGCGCCTCCGGACCCAACAGTCGCTGTCACAAGGACGGGGTGGTTCAGGGGTCCAGCAATAGCCCTGTGCCAGCACGGTCTTTCTCCGGCCGGCTCCTGGTTTTGGGGCTGACAATGGGTGTTGTGACGTTGTTGCTGGCTCCAAATGTGCACACCTTCATGCAGCAGAGGGCAGAGATTTCTGCACTTCGCGTAGACATCGCGGCCAAGCAGACCCAGCAAAGCGCCTACGAAACCGAACTGACCCGTTGGGATGACCCCGCCTATATTAAGCAGCAGGCCCGTGACAGGGTCAGTATGCTCATGCCGGGTGAAACCGGATATTGGGTGTACGGGGCAAACGGCGTTGAAGCGTTAGATGACTCGGGCGATCCTGCAAAGGCTGTATCCGCCCAGGAAACTACAGCCAAGGACGCCACCAACACAACGGTTGAGCCGTGGGTTGGTAGTTTATGGGACGCGGTTCAGAAATCTGCAGAAGTTCAACCTCCACCCAAAGCACCTGAGAAGGCTGCACCGGCTCCAGCAGTGGAACCTGTTCCCTCTTCAGTGGAAGAAATCGCTCCGGCGCAGGCACCCGCTCCCTGA
- a CDS encoding S8 family peptidase, producing MELAPRLRSIAAASMTLVLAGLLVVAGAGAASADEIRNREYWLGQSGIEKAWDVSQGKGVKIAIIDSGIDTTHPDLKGAVVGGVDMSGAGNADGTKGIGAEPEHGTLVATMLAGRGHQPKPPSKXSHPFSISDQSSTTKPAVGAGPDGIIGVAPEAELLSISVWLGSDNPSGKNIDDQIPAAVKWAVDQGAKVINMSLGSTSTSWPQSWDDAFAYAESKDVLIVAAAGNRRTGSEQVGAPATIPGVLAVGGLDKDGTASVDSSSQGISIGISAPAEDLAGGLPGGGYAQWSGTSGAAPIVSGVAALIRSKYPEMSAAQVINRIISTAKPKGDGVPNAIYGYGIXDAEAALTADVPEVSTNPLGSISEWIRIHRRGEVTPPTEAGTPATTVPQPKPTLIENAIPVAIPAEKSSSALPRTLVLGSVGLLALIVAGGVTHLMLVRRRLATPDGAGNDQGGSPGSAGSGGSGSGGDPVGEPAALQRGSVILRRSPVQTHPVPQPEKWTLRPWLPHQQHLRNPWPCRQVERTVRSCRETSASPHFLAPTNRWRDSLGNLEAWAHPLPGPTRILPTQPAPSTPSRVWDRAV from the coding sequence ATGGAGTTAGCCCCACGGTTGCGGTCTATCGCTGCCGCGTCGATGACACTTGTCCTGGCTGGCTTACTGGTTGTGGCGGGCGCTGGGGCAGCCTCAGCTGATGAAATTAGGAATCGGGAGTACTGGCTGGGACAGTCAGGCATCGAGAAAGCCTGGGACGTTTCTCAAGGTAAAGGCGTGAAGATCGCCATCATTGACAGCGGAATCGACACGACACACCCGGATCTCAAAGGTGCAGTGGTCGGTGGGGTTGACATGTCTGGTGCCGGAAATGCTGACGGTACAAAGGGTATTGGTGCTGAACCCGAACACGGCACTCTGGTGGCAACAATGCTGGCTGGACGCGGACACCAACCAAAACCCCCAAGCAAANNCAGCCACCCCTTCAGCATCAGCGACCAAAGTTCAACAACAAAGCCCGCCGTCGGGGCCGGGCCTGACGGAATTATTGGTGTGGCACCTGAAGCCGAACTCCTGAGCATTTCTGTCTGGCTCGGCAGCGATAACCCGTCAGGGAAGAATATTGATGACCAGATTCCGGCTGCTGTGAAGTGGGCAGTGGACCAAGGCGCAAAAGTCATCAATATGTCCCTTGGCAGCACTTCCACGTCCTGGCCGCAGAGCTGGGATGACGCCTTTGCTTACGCAGAGTCCAAGGATGTTCTCATTGTGGCAGCTGCTGGCAACAGGCGAACTGGCAGTGAACAGGTTGGAGCCCCAGCCACCATTCCTGGAGTCTTGGCAGTGGGAGGCTTGGATAAGGACGGTACCGCAAGTGTCGATTCGTCCTCGCAAGGCATCAGTATTGGTATCAGCGCCCCAGCAGAAGACCTGGCAGGAGGCCTGCCTGGCGGCGGATACGCACAATGGTCCGGCACAAGCGGCGCCGCACCCATTGTGTCAGGNGTGGCAGCACTGATCCGCTCAAAATACCCCGAAATGAGCGCGGCTCAGGTCATCAACAGAATCATTTCAACGGCCAAGCCGAAAGGGGACGGGGTCCCGAACGCCATCTATGGTTATGGGATTTTNGATGCAGAAGCGGCCCTGACCGCAGATGTGCCCGAGGTGAGCACAAACCCGCTCGGGAGCATTTCCGAGTGGATTCGCATTCACCGGCGGGGCGAAGTGACACCGCCTACTGAAGCTGGCACGCCAGCGACCACAGTGCCACAGCCCAAGCCGACACTGATCGAAAACGCAATACCGGTAGCCATCCCGGCGGAGAAAAGCTCAAGCGCACTACCCCGGACCTTGGTACTGGGCTCCGTAGGGCTCCTGGCGCTGATCGTGGCAGGCGGAGTCACACACTTGATGCTGGTCCGGCGTCGGCTGGCTACACCGGACGGTGCGGGCAATGATCAAGGTGGCTCTCCGGGCAGTGCTGGTTCTGGCGGTTCTGGTTCTGGCGGTGATCCCGTCGGGGAGCCGGCGGCACTTCAGAGGGGCTCCGTGATTCTCCGCAGAAGCCCGGTCCAGACTCATCCGGTGCCACAGCCGGAAAAATGGACCCTCCGACCGTGGCTGCCCCACCAGCAACACCTAAGGAATCCGTGGCCTTGCAGGCAAGTCGAGAGAACCGTTAGGTCTTGCCGGGAAACAAGCGCTAGTCCCCACTTCCTGGCCCCAACGAATCGCTGGCGCGATTCTTTGGGGAACCTGGAAGCGTGGGCCCACCCACTTCCCGGCCCCACTCGAATCCTCCCCACTCAGCCGGCCCCAAGCACCCCAAGCCGGGTGTGGGATCGGGCAGTGTGA
- the eno gene encoding phosphopyruvate hydratase, protein MALIEAIHAREILDSWGNPTVEVEVLLEDGAMGRAGVPSGASTGAFEASELRDGDXNRYQGKGVLQAVEAVLEVIAPELEGVDATDQRLIDSMMQELDGTPNKSKLGANAILGVSLAVASAAAESAGLPLYRXLGGPNAHVLPVPLMNILNGGSHADSDVDIQEFMVVPLGAATFSEGLRWGVEVYHNLKAVLQEKGLSTGLGDEGGFAPNLPSNRAALDLILEAIKRAGYEPGKDVALALDVASSEFFTDGAYQFEGKAQTAEQMSAYYAELVADYPLVSIEDPLDEEDWEGWKTLTDAIGDKVQIVGDDIFVTNPERLSRGIAEKSANSLLVKVNQIGSLTETLDAVSMAQRAGYSTITSHRSGETEDTTIADICVATNAGQIKTGAPARSERVAKYNQLLRIEEELDDAAVYAGRSAFPRFKG, encoded by the coding sequence GTGGCACTTATTGAAGCCATTCATGCACGCGAAATTTTGGATTCCTGGGGAAATCCGACCGTAGAGGTCGAGGTTCTCCTTGAAGATGGAGCCATGGGCCGCGCAGGCGTTCCCTCCGGCGCATCAACGGGTGCCTTTGAGGCCTCGGAACTGCGCGACGGCGACAANAACCGTTACCAGGGCAAGGGTGTCTTGCAGGCAGTTGAGGCTGTTCTGGAAGTTATCGCACCTGAACTCGAGGGCGTAGATGCAACAGATCAGCGCCTGATCGACTCCATGATGCAGGAGCTGGACGGCACNCCCAACAAGTCCAAGCTCGGCGCCAACGCCATCTTGGGTGTTTCCCTGGCCGTGGCAAGTGCCGCAGCAGAGTCTGCCGGACTGCCGCTGTACCGCTANCTTGGTGGGCCCAACGCCCACGTTCTGCCTGTACCGCTGATGAACATCCTCAACGGTGGTTCACACGCAGACTCCGATGTGGACATCCAAGAATTCATGGTTGTTCCGTTGGGTGCAGCAACCTTCTCCGAGGGCCTGCGCTGGGGCGTTGAGGTCTACCACAACCTCAAGGCCGTCCTGCAGGAAAAGGGCCTCTCCACTGGTCTCGGCGACGAAGGCGGCTTCGCCCCGAACCTGCCCTCCAACCGTGCAGCCCTGGACCTGATCCTGGAAGCCATCAAGCGCGCAGGTTACGAGCCCGGCAAGGACGTGGCCCTGGCCCTGGACGTTGCCTCCTCTGAGTTCTTCACAGACGGTGCCTACCAGTTCGAAGGCAAGGCACAGACTGCCGAGCAGATGAGCGCTTACTACGCCGAGCTCGTTGCCGACTACCCGCTCGTCTCCATCGAGGATCCCCTGGATGAGGAAGACTGGGAAGGCTGGAAGACCTTGACCGACGCCATTGGCGATAAGGTCCAGATCGTTGGCGATGACATTTTCGTCACCAACCCCGAGCGCCTCTCCCGCGGCATTGCTGAGAAGAGCGCCAACTCGCTGCTGGTGAAGGTCAACCAGATCGGTTCGCTGACCGAGACCCTGGACGCTGTGTCCATGGCCCAGCGCGCCGGTTACAGCACCATCACTTCACACCGTTCAGGTGAAACCGAAGACACCACCATTGCTGATATCTGCGTTGCTACCAACGCCGGTCAGATCAAAACTGGTGCCCCGGCCCGCTCCGAGCGTGTTGCTAAATACAACCAGTTGCTGCGCATCGAAGAAGAACTCGATGATGCCGCAGTCTACGCAGGCCGCAGCGCGTTCCCGCGTTTCAAAGGCTAA
- a CDS encoding thymidine phosphorylase → MSSERYTGPSFDAVEIISTKRDKGTLSGDQIAWTIDAYTRGTIADEQMAALNMAILLNGMNRVEISQWTAAMIASGETLDFSGLRNATGSLMPTTDKHSTGGVGDKITLPLAPLVAVFGAAVPQLSGXGLGHTGGTLDKLEAIPGWRANLRNEQMMRQLSEVGAVICAAGDGLAPADKKLYALRDVTGTVEAIPLIASSIMSKKIAEGTGALVLDVKVGSGAFMKTVEMARELAQTMVALGKDAGVNTVALLTDMSTPLGLTAGNAIEVQESVEVLAGGGPSDVVELTVKLAQEMLEAAGIRGADPAAALKDGRAMDVWRRMISAQGGDPEADLPTARESEVVYASADGVLTRLDAMSVGVAAWRLGAGRARKEDVVQAGAGVRLHAKPGXLVRAGEPLMTLLTDTPEKFERAKEALADAVTIAPRGTLVANQLIIDRIA, encoded by the coding sequence ATGAGCAGCGAACGCTACACCGGCCCCAGCTTTGACGCCGTTGAAATCATTAGCACCAAGCGGGATAAGGGCACGCTCAGCGGCGATCAGATCGCGTGGACTATTGACGCCTACACTCGGGGAACCATCGCGGATGAGCAGATGGCTGCGCTGAACATGGCCATCTTGCTCAATGGGATGAACCGGGTAGAAATTTCGCAGTGGACTGCAGCCATGATTGCCTCCGGTGAAACCCTTGACTTCAGCGGCCTGCGCAATGCAACAGGTTCGTTGATGCCCACAACCGATAAGCACTCAACCGGTGGTGTGGGCGATAAGATCACGCTGCCACTGGCACCCCTGGTCGCCGTATTTGGCGCAGCTGTGCCACAACTCTCCGGTAGNGGGCTGGGGCACACAGGCGGGACCTTGGACAAACTAGAAGCCATTCCGGGATGGCGCGCGAATCTGCGCAATGAGCAGATGATGCGCCAGCTCTCCGAGGTGGGTGCTGTCATTTGTGCCGCCGGTGATGGCCTGGCCCCAGCGGATAAGAAACTGTACGCGCTGCGCGATGTCACGGGCACCGTCGAAGCGATTCCGTTGATCGCTTCCTCCATTATGAGTAAGAAGATCGCTGAAGGGACCGGTGCGCTGGTGCTCGATGTGAAGGTGGGCTCCGGTGCGTTCATGAAGACTGTGGAGATGGCCCGGGAACTGGCTCAGACCATGGTGGCGCTGGGCAAGGACGCTGGCGTGAACACCGTAGCGTTGTTGACGGATATGTCCACGCCGCTGGGCCTGACGGCAGGTAACGCCATTGAGGTGCAGGAGTCCGTGGAGGTGCTCGCCGGTGGNGGTCCTAGCGATGTTGTGGAACTGACGGTGAAGCTGGCCCAAGAAATGTTGGAAGCTGCCGGCATCCGTGGCGCCGATCCCGCTGCTGCTTTGAAGGATGGCCGGGCCATGGATGTGTGGCGGCGCATGATTTCCGCCCAAGGCGGGGATCCTGAAGCGGACTTGCCCACGGCCCGTGAATCGGAGGTGGTGTACGCATCGGCCGACGGCGTGCTGACGCGCCTTGATGCGATGAGTGTGGGTGTTGCCGCGTGGCGCCTTGGTGCTGGACGGGCCCGGAAGGAAGATGTGGTCCAAGCAGGTGCCGGCGTACGCCTGCACGCCAAACCGGGGATNCTGGTGCGCGCCGGGGAGCCGCTCATGACGCTGCTGACAGATACTCCAGAAAAATTTGAACGAGCGAAGGAAGCGTTGGCGGATGCCGTCACCATCGCACCTAGGGGCACCCTCGTGGCGAACCAGTTGATCATCGACCGCATCGCCTAG
- a CDS encoding NAD(P)/FAD-dependent oxidoreductase, which yields MAITPTFSARPRVLVVGGGYVGLYTAFNLQKKIAKSGGIVTLVDPLPYMTYQPFLPEVAGGNIEARHAVVSHRKHLKETELIQGSVTSIDHENRTAVIAPVDGATPFELPYHDVVLAAGAVTRTFPIKGLAEAGIGLKTIEEAVALRNQVLSLIEQASTETDPAVRKRALTFVVVGGGFAGIETIAELEDMARAAVKLNARVDQSELRFVLVEAMGRIMPEVTEKQALWVVDHLRSRGMEVLLNTSLDNAEGKGIKLINLPDKSVAQEFDADTLIWTAGVMANPMVRSTDFPIEPRGRVSVNVNLQISGEFGIIPNAWAAGDVAAVPDVTGGLPDGTCVPNAQHALRQAKRLAKNLWASRFNKTLTGYKHKNLGAVAGFGEWKGVAKIMGIQLKGPLAWVAHRGYHGLAMPTMERKFRVIMDWFVSMFAGRDLAQLEFLXQPRKAFVTAATPAPKPAPKPAEAAPAAELKVEAQKEAAASK from the coding sequence ATGGCAATTACTCCCACCTTTTCAGCACGACCGCGCGTCCTCGTAGTTGGCGGCGGTTACGTCGGCCTTTACACGGCGTTTAACCTGCAGAAGAAGATCGCGAAGTCCGGTGGCATCGTCACCCTCGTTGATCCTCTGCCCTACATGACTTACCAGCCGTTCCTCCCTGAGGTAGCCGGCGGTAACATCGAAGCACGCCATGCGGTTGTTTCCCACCGTAAGCACCTGAAAGAAACCGAACTCATCCAGGGTTCCGTGACCAGCATCGACCACGAAAACCGCACGGCTGTTATCGCCCCGGTTGACGGCGCAACTCCGTTCGAGCTCCCCTACCATGACGTGGTACTGGCTGCCGGCGCGGTTACCCGCACGTTCCCCATCAAGGGACTGGCCGAAGCAGGCATCGGTCTGAAGACCATTGAAGAGGCCGTTGCATTGCGCAACCAGGTTCTCTCCCTCATTGAGCAGGCATCCACCGAGACCGATCCTGCCGTACGCAAGCGCGCCTTGACGTTCGTTGTTGTGGGTGGCGGCTTCGCCGGTATCGAGACCATCGCCGAGCTCGAAGACATGGCCCGCGCGGCCGTGAAGTTGAACGCTCGTGTGGATCAGTCTGAACTGCGCTTCGTGCTTGTAGAAGCCATGGGCCGCATCATGCCCGAGGTCACCGAGAAGCAGGCACTGTGGGTTGTTGACCACCTGCGTAGCCGTGGCATGGAAGTATTGCTCAACACGTCCTTGGACAACGCCGAGGGTAAGGGCATCAAGCTCATCAACTTGCCGGATAAGAGTGTTGCCCAGGAATTCGATGCAGACACCTTGATCTGGACGGCCGGCGTCATGGCTAACCCCATGGTCCGCTCCACGGATTTTCCGATCGAACCTCGCGGCCGTGTCTCTGTCAACGTGAACCTGCAGATCAGCGGCGAATTCGGTATCATCCCGAACGCCTGGGCTGCTGGCGATGTTGCAGCTGTTCCGGATGTCACCGGTGGCCTGCCTGATGGCACCTGTGTCCCCAACGCCCAGCACGCTCTGCGCCAGGCCAAGCGCCTTGCCAAGAACCTGTGGGCTAGCCGCTTCAACAAGACGTTGACAGGTTACAAGCACAAGAACCTCGGTGCTGTTGCAGGCTTCGGCGAGTGGAAGGGTGTTGCCAAGATCATGGGCATCCAGCTCAAGGGCCCCTTGGCTTGGGTGGCTCACCGTGGCTACCACGGCCTGGCCATGCCCACCATGGAACGCAAGTTCCGTGTCATCATGGACTGGTTCGTTTCCATGTTTGCTGGCCGCGATCTGGCCCAACTGGAATTCCTGGANCAACCCCGCAAGGCATTCGTCACGGCCGCCACCCCGGCTCCGAAGCCTGCGCCAAAGCCTGCCGAAGCTGCACCGGCTGCTGAGCTCAAGGTTGAAGCTCAGAAAGAAGCGGCTGCTTCTAAGTAG
- a CDS encoding MazG family protein, whose product MRTNTEETLDGRAASTPTEMARLVGVVAALREHCPWTAALSHDSLTTYLLEESYEFIEAVESGHTSEMANELGDILLQVVLHSRLAQEEGRFELADVIRGLSEKMIRRSPHVFHADGTLQESXPATITEIEATWERVKAAERAGKIPQQFPARPLAPARPLAQSPFAGIPQSLPALAMAAKTLERAQRAGLTEPEVANSLTSHIDSLASHIETEDELGKVLFGVVQVTQQRGLDAERALRLAVRDFQARM is encoded by the coding sequence GTGAGAACTAACACCGAAGAAACCCTCGATGGGCGGGCCGCTTCCACACCAACGGAAATGGCCCGCCTTGTAGGCGTGGTGGCAGCCTTGCGCGAGCACTGCCCCTGGACTGCAGCCTTGAGCCATGACTCCCTCACAACGTACTTGCTGGAGGAATCCTACGAGTTTATCGAAGCCGTTGAAAGCGGCCATACCAGTGAGATGGCCAACGAACTTGGCGATATCTTGCTCCAGGTGGTGCTGCATTCGCGTTTGGCGCAGGAAGAAGGCCGCTTCGAGCTGGCGGATGTTATTCGCGGCTTGAGTGAGAAGATGATCCGGCGCAGCCCTCACGTGTTCCATGCCGATGGGACCTTGCAAGAGAGCTTNCCTGCCACGATCACCGAAATCGAGGCAACCTGGGAACGCGTCAAGGCCGCTGAACGTGCGGGGAAAATCCCGCAACAGTTCCCTGCCCGCCCACTGGCACCTGCCCGCCCACTGGCACAGAGCCCCTTCGCCGGAATCCCACAGTCCCTCCCGGCCCTGGCCATGGCGGCGAAAACGCTCGAACGGGCGCAACGGGCTGGCCTCACCGAACCGGAGGTGGCCAACTCACTTACTAGCCACATCGACTCACTGGCCAGCCACATCGAGACGGAGGATGAGCTCGGGAAGGTGCTGTTCGGCGTCGTACAGGTGACACAGCAACGCGGACTTGATGCGGAACGGGCACTGCGTCTAGCCGTACGTGACTTCCAAGCACGCATGTAG
- a CDS encoding DedA family protein, with product MFLPSETAIVALASISARTGDPNVWLLIIGATIGAMLGDNVAYFMGRTFGTTRFKWMRKPRGAAVFAWAGKELEKRGAILIFTARYIPVGRIAVNFTAGATHFPWRRFLVLDGIAVVTWASYSVAVGTFAGRWVHHNPLLGVGIAIAFAIAIGFIVDHAIKYLHXFXEKRGKVAPRPEPGLMAAQHAAQVQAEQAQIAAAPLTQARHAAEGARLNGTGVESGTDPSVDRDEGSEIQPDAETEDTTGEDPEGAGPASGAPVANVPTVLGESVPPRIPEYSLQRQQKQHPVLPPVSVKARIAGTTSQHS from the coding sequence TTGTTTCTGCCCAGCGAAACGGCCATTGTGGCCTTGGCCTCGATCTCCGCACGCACAGGAGACCCCAATGTTTGGTTACTGATCATCGGCGCCACTATTGGCGCCATGCTCGGGGACAACGTTGCTTACTTCATGGGCCGGACATTCGGCACTACACGGTTCAAATGGATGCGCAAACCACGTGGTGCCGCGGTCTTTGCCTGGGCGGGCAAGGAACTGGAAAAACGGGGCGCCATCTTGATATTCACCGCCCGTTATATTCCCGTGGGAAGAATTGCCGTGAACTTCACCGCCGGAGCCACCCATTTTCCCTGGCGCCGCTTTCTGGTGCTGGATGGCATTGCCGTGGTGACCTGGGCTAGTTATTCAGTGGCCGTGGGAACCTTCGCTGGCCGCTGGGTTCATCACAACCCACTGCTAGGTGTNGGAATTGCCATTGCTTTCGCCATCGCGATCGGCTTCATTGTGGATCACGCCATCAAGTATTTGCATCANTTTTTNGAGAAGCGCGGCAAAGTGGCGCCCCGCCCCGAACCAGGCCTCATGGCCGCCCAGCACGCTGCACAAGTACAGGCTGAGCAGGCACAGATTGCAGCTGCCCCGTTGACTCAGGCTCGGCATGCAGCGGAGGGTGCACGGCTCAATGGCACCGGAGTGGAATCAGGAACTGATCCGAGCGTTGACCGCGACGAAGGATCAGAAATCCAGCCAGACGCGGAGACGGAGGACACCACCGGGGAGGATCCTGAGGGAGCCGGTCCTGCCAGCGGTGCGCCCGTGGCGAACGTACCAACGGTACTTGGGGAGTCTGTGCCGCCGAGAATTCCCGAGTATTCCCTGCAACGGCAGCAAAAGCAGCATCCGGTGCTGCCGCCGGTTTCCGTGAAGGCACGCATCGCAGGCACTACCAGCCAGCACAGCTAG
- a CDS encoding adenosine deaminase, translating into MTNPTSEHAATSIPVVDLKSLPKVSLHDHLDGGLRPETIIELAAEAGHELPTTDPEELRTWFVESANSGSLERYLETFEHTVAVMQTHDSLVRVAREFVEDLAEDGVVYGEVRWAPEQHLTAGLSLDDAVEAVQEGLEEGMDAVDEAGGYIEVGQIVTAMRHADRGAEIAQLAVRHRDNGVVGFDIAGAXGGFLPSRFTEAFTYLAENNFPATVHAGEAAGLESIQDALVHGRALRLGHGVRIAEDIHLDVQEEDGNDVGTLTLGDLAQWVRDRQIPLELCPSSNLQTGAIAAFGTTIAEHPIELLYQLGFNVTVNTDNRLMGGTTLTNEFGLLVEAFGYGLDTVLEMTLNAVHATFLPMEAREQLADFIIEHYEDAMEEMDDFEDSAEFEAFGASDGLATDDSEREN; encoded by the coding sequence GTGACTAACCCAACTTCAGAGCACGCTGCCACGTCCATCCCCGTTGTGGACCTCAAATCGTTGCCAAAGGTATCCCTGCACGACCATCTGGACGGCGGTTTGCGTCCGGAAACCATCATAGAGTTGGCAGCCGAGGCGGGCCATGAACTNCCCACCACCGACCCGGAGGAGTTACGCACGTGGTTCGTGGAATCGGCCAACTCCGGCTCGCTGGAACGTTACCTTGAAACCTTTGAACACACCGTCGCAGTCATGCAGACACACGATTCACTGGTTCGTGTTGCACGGGAATTTGTCGAGGACTTAGCCGAGGACGGGGTGGTGTACGGCGAAGTGCGCTGGGCACCAGAGCAACACCTCACGGCAGGTTTGAGCCTTGATGATGCTGTCGAAGCCGTCCAGGAGGGCCTCGAAGAGGGCATGGATGCGGTGGATGAGGCTGGCGGATACATTGAGGTTGGCCAGATCGTCACGGCCATGCGTCATGCTGACCGCGGCGCCGAAATCGCCCAGCTTGCCGTGCGTCACCGCGACAACGGCGTGGTTGGCTTCGATATTGCAGGCGCCGANGGAGGGTTCTTGCCCTCACGCTTCACCGAGGCTTTCACCTACTTGGCGGAAAACAACTTCCCGGCCACCGTCCACGCGGGCGAGGCCGCCGGGCTGGAGAGCATTCAAGATGCCCTGGTCCACGGCCGGGCACTGCGTCTGGGCCATGGCGTTCGCATCGCCGAAGACATCCACCTGGATGTTCAAGAAGAAGACGGGAACGACGTCGGCACGCTCACCTTGGGTGATTTGGCCCAGTGGGTGCGGGACCGCCAGATCCCGTTGGAGCTGTGCCCTTCGTCTAACCTGCAGACAGGCGCTATTGCCGCTTTCGGCACCACCATTGCAGAACACCCCATTGAACTGCTGTACCAGCTCGGCTTCAATGTCACTGTCAATACCGATAACCGCTTGATGGGCGGAACCACGCTGACCAACGAGTTTGGTCTGTTGGTGGAGGCCTTTGGTTACGGTCTGGACACTGTCCTTGAGATGACCTTGAACGCCGTGCATGCAACGTTCTTGCCCATGGAGGCTCGCGAGCAGCTGGCCGATTTCATCATTGAGCACTATGAAGACGCCATGGAAGAAATGGATGACTTCGAAGACTCTGCGGAGTTTGAAGCTTTCGGTGCATCCGATGGTCTCGCCACGGATGATTCAGAGCGTGAGAACTAA
- a CDS encoding Ppx/GppA phosphatase family protein: protein MRVAAIDCGTNSIRLLIADVLTDHEGGQVLSDVHRQMRVVRLGXGVDTSGMLAEEALVRTFAAVDEYAALIRSSKVERVRFVATSATRDARNRDVFVAGIKSRLGLVPEVVSGAEEAALSFSGAVSVLPVLESENTLVVDLGGGSTEFVMGNADGVSAALSTNMGCVRFTERYLRSDPPTGEQIQAAEAAIEDKLTEVLKVVPLGDVKHIVGVAGSITTVTAHALGLVSYQSEVIHAAVVPLEKIEAAATSLLAMTRAERAELGFMHPGRVDVIGAGALIWRTVLRRLIQLSDGQLESVTTSEHDILDGIALGAAQSPASDGNEPSWS, encoded by the coding sequence ATGCGTGTTGCCGCCATAGACTGCGGAACCAATTCCATCCGCCTGTTGATTGCAGATGTACTCACGGACCACGAAGGCGGGCAGGTTCTAAGTGATGTTCACCGCCAGATGCGGGTGGTCAGGTTGGGGCANGGGGTTGATACCTCGGGCATGCTGGCGGAGGAAGCGTTGGTACGCACCTTTGCAGCTGTTGATGAATATGCGGCACTGATCCGCTCATCGAAGGTGGAACGTGTGCGTTTTGTTGCCACAAGTGCCACCCGTGATGCGCGTAATCGTGATGTNTTTGTAGCAGGCATCAAATCGCGATTGGGTCTTGTTCCAGAAGTTGTCAGCGGAGCTGAAGAAGCAGCACTTTCATTTTCCGGTGCAGTCAGTGTGCTGCCGGTGCTTGAAAGTGAGAATACTTTGGTCGTGGACCTTGGCGGTGGCAGCACAGAGTTCGTCATGGGCAACGCCGACGGTGTCAGTGCAGCATTGAGCACCAATATGGGCTGTGTGCGTTTCACCGAACGCTACCTCCGAAGCGATCCACCCACCGGGGAGCAGATCCAGGCAGCAGAAGCTGCCATCGAGGACAAGCTCACAGAAGTGCTCAAAGTAGTTCCGCTTGGGGATGTCAAGCACATTGTGGGAGTGGCTGGCTCCATCACCACTGTGACAGCTCACGCCCTCGGGCTGGTGAGCTATCAGAGCGAGGTGATTCATGCCGCCGTCGTACCACTTGAAAAGATTGAGGCAGCAGCAACCTCTTTGCTGGCCATGACGCGCGCGGAACGGGCCGAACTTGGCTTCATGCATCCCGGTCGTGTCGATGTCATTGGGGCCGGTGCGCTCATCTGGCGCACAGTGCTGCGCCGTCTCATCCAGCTCAGTGATGGTCAGCTGGAATCGGTGACAACCAGCGAACACGATATTCTTGATGGAATCGCGCTCGGTGCAGCGCAGAGTCCAGCGTCTGACGGAAATGAGCCTTCATGGAGTTAG